Within the Phycodurus eques isolate BA_2022a chromosome 15, UOR_Pequ_1.1, whole genome shotgun sequence genome, the region gtaatccgcaaaggttgaatcaaggcaagtGGAGCACATCTGCTGGGCTAGCTTGTGCGTTCAATTTGATCACGTTTGTTCGTTTTTTTGCGCAGGAAAGGGCCGCGGCTTCATTGGCATCATAGACCCCCAGACCTCGGACCTGATAGTGGTGGACCGCGCCACCTCGGAGACACTACAGAGCGGCCTCACCACCGTCTTCCTGCCGATTGTCTACATCGTGGTTTTCGTGGTGGGCTTGCCCGCCAACGCCATGGCCGTCTGGGTGTTCCTGTTCCGAACCAAGAAGAAGCACCCGTCGTCCATCTACATGGCCAACCTGGCCCTGGCCGACCTGCTCTTCGTCATCTGGACGCCGCTGAAGATCGCCTACCACCTGGCCGGCAACGACTGGACGTACGGCGAAGGGCTGTGCAAGGTCCTGGTGGGCTTCTTCTACGGGAACATGTACTGCTCCATCTTGTTCATCGCCTGCCTCAGCGTGCAGCGCTACTGGGTGGTGGCGCACCCGCTTTCCCAGCAGCGCAAGAACAACAAAGTGGCGGTGGCCGTATGCGTGGCCATCTGGATTTTCATCTGGCTCACCACCACGCCGCTCTACCTGTACCAGCACACGGCCCGGCTGCGCGAGCCCGCCGTCACCACGTGCCACGATGTCAGCGTCATCCTGGACCCCCTGGACCCCTTCGCGTCCGTCCGGCTACCTTACTTCTATTTCGTCCTGATGGGCGCGGTGGTGTTCCTGGTGCCGTGCGTCGTCATCCTGGTGGCGTACGTGCTGCTTCTACGGGCACTGGGCCGCGGCATGAAGGACTCCGCGGCGTCAAAGAACCGGCGGAGGGCCGTGTTGCTGATCGCCATCGTGCTGCTCACGTTCCTTGTGTGCTTCATCCCCAGCAACGTCATGCTGGTGCTGCACTACTCGCTGCTCAAGGACGGGGTGGCGGACAACGGCTACGCCTTCTACATCACCACCCTGTGCTTGGCCAGCCTCAACAGCGTACTGGACCCTTTCATCTACTACTTCGTGTCTGACGACTTCCGCCAGCACGTCAAGAACACGCTGCTGTGCCGCAGCAGCCGGACGGTGGAACGCATGCGGGTGTCCTTCAGCTCCATGAAGTACTCCAGGAAGAGCAAGTCGTACGTGTCGGACTCGGGAAACACGCAGAGCAGCTCGTGTTAGCCGCCGGACGAACAGACGGACGTCTGGATGGATACTTCCAACCGAGAATGGACTTTTAATGTAACGCATGCTGCTTTAGGATGACGTCCGTCCAACAAGACTGGGAATTTTTACCAAAGACTTtttcaaaagtgtttttaacCTCATATAGTGttccattgttttttaaataaatgctaaaagccAACTAGCTGAGCGTTCTTTTCAACAATTCCGATGTAACGTTGGTTCGTGACTGCTCGGCTGGAATTCCCGGAATGCAGCTTTCCCCATGGCTGCCCAAGCGGGCCCAATCTTGTCTTTCCCAGATAAGAAACAGTTAAACAGAGAAAAGTGTCCTGTACTGACCCAACCTCCACCGACCCCGCCGAGGACGACGGGCAACCACAGTCTTCCGTTCTCGCACGAGCGCTACGCCACTGCATCCATATTAACGGCAAACTGTTCGTTTCTACACCCGCACTTTTCGTCACATCCCGTTTCGCCTGCACTTCAAGTGGTGTCGGTTCAAAGGTATCTAGTAGAAGTCTAGAGATGTCTCAAATTAGCCAAAAGCTAGCCTACGGCTCCTCTCATCGAGGTTTACACTCAATCGAATAATTCAATTACGAAAAAGGTCGAAGCAAAATCTTTGCCTCAAAGCTTTGCTGGGATCATTTTGACACACGGACAAATGTTATTGCAGTTGCACGCGCAACTCTGCGTAGAaataagaggaggaggaggaaatagTCCATAAAAGACACTGCGAAAACTTATTTCTAGTACAAACTCATCACGTAAAAAGGTATCTTATTTTTAGACccttttcacttgtttcaagctcatttttacttgaaataagtagaaCAAAAATTGCCAGTGGAGTGAGGGGGAACAAAACTGATTCCATGAGCAAACATTAacaccccccccgcccccccccacctccacccccACCTCCAGGATCCGCGATGAAAGGCTATCCGGGTCAGACGAGGCTGCTTGTAAGAGGTAAATGATTCTTGCAGAGTGTCCTGTTACCTTTTGTTGCTCACTGCTGTTGACTTTGTGAGGCACATTAAAGCTGCGCAAGTGGACAAAAAGTGTTGCGTTCAAGAGCTTTCTGGATCCTGAATCTATTAAGACAACAATTGCATGCCTGACTTGTTtgctttgtatttcattttttaaaatgtattatatatacatattcttaatttttaatatattcTTCTGTAAcgatttcttttttactttacagaaacaattttaaaacatcagcataatcttttttgtttttgtttttgcctaatcgtgtgcgtgcatgccatttgttaaaaaaaaaaaacaacttatgtatttctattttttaaaatgtacaagattttgaaagttaaataaaatatattttgttattgttttcctcaatgaataaacaaatgatttatttaatttacctGTTGgacttagaaaaaaaatatatatatatattttatttctccttatacaaaatacaaatatctaagattattgggaaaaaataaatgaaatgcaaCATTTGGTTTTTCTTAATGAATAAAGAATTAGTTTTTTGTGCTTAATTGCATgccattcttttttaaataaaaaaaaataaggtttgctttaattttcattgtaaaagttcaaatttaaattcataaaaatactattaaaagaacaacaaagaccaaaaaaataaatttatatttttaaagattCCAATATTATATTTGTTGTAATTGATACAATatcatatatttcttttttctttttaaaattgacatttaaatatatttaaaaaaaagtttttgctAAGCCGGATGCCTTGTACTATGCTAGTACAAGTACTAGTATACTATAGTACCTATTGCACTATATATTCATAATGTGTTCCTAATTTCATGCCTTACAAGTGCATATCCCCCGCATCTGATAAGAAGAAAGTGAGGAGATGATTAACTTTAAACTAACAACATAAACCAAAGCCGAACACACGATGTGATGCAAGACGCGCTCGTTGAcctgaggagaaaaaaaaaaaaaaaaaaaaaacaatcacgggAAAGAGGAGTGTGATGTTTACCATAGAACCGCAACAAAATTGTCTCGTCTGCTCATAAAAAACAACTAGTATGAACTATGGATTTCATACAAACAAATGACTTTGACCAAGCAGGAACTATCCTAAATAGCACATGCTATGGAAAAGACCGGAGACGCCATAACGTGTCTTGTCAAAAATCTTCAAAAGGTGagtaattttactttattttactttccTTTAGTTGTCTTATGAAGAGGGTGAGTTGTTGTTGCACTTATTtgttcaaaatacaaaaacgaaATGATCATTCCAATGtcaattatttcttttattaaaatgtatttactttggAGTCAACCAGCATCTCTGAATGGATTACGTTCCACTTTTGGAAGGTTGTTGCGTGGCGTCAATCACTATTTGTGCAGAGCAGCTTCATGAGTCACCCTCGCACGTATCGCCACTGAGCGGTGTCATCTCTAGTTATCGAGTTTCTATTCTGTGACAGAGGCCGCTGTGGGATTCATTTACAACAAATGAGCTGTCGGAAATGTACAAAGgta harbors:
- the LOC133413816 gene encoding proteinase-activated receptor 2-like, with product MDPVRILAFFLMVLCHFWAADGAGKGRGFIGIIDPQTSDLIVVDRATSETLQSGLTTVFLPIVYIVVFVVGLPANAMAVWVFLFRTKKKHPSSIYMANLALADLLFVIWTPLKIAYHLAGNDWTYGEGLCKVLVGFFYGNMYCSILFIACLSVQRYWVVAHPLSQQRKNNKVAVAVCVAIWIFIWLTTTPLYLYQHTARLREPAVTTCHDVSVILDPLDPFASVRLPYFYFVLMGAVVFLVPCVVILVAYVLLLRALGRGMKDSAASKNRRRAVLLIAIVLLTFLVCFIPSNVMLVLHYSLLKDGVADNGYAFYITTLCLASLNSVLDPFIYYFVSDDFRQHVKNTLLCRSSRTVERMRVSFSSMKYSRKSKSYVSDSGNTQSSSC